GGGGAGAGGGCAAAGGTCTGTCTTGCAGTGAGCTTCCCCTGTTCCTCCAAAGTGAAGCCTCAGACTCTGTGAGGCTGGAGAGGCCTCTGGAGGTGTCTGCTCCAGCAATCACCTCATCAATCTCTTGGTTCTTCTCCAGGTCTGCACTGCTTGGCACCTTCCAGCTCCACTCCCTGGTCCAGGATGAGAaccaggctgcagctgtgtcTGGACATGAGTTTAAAAACTAAGAAGGGGACAGATAGGCTGGGGACATTAGCCAGTGAGGCTTGGGGGTGTCACTGAGCCCCCCAaggtgtctgtgtgtcccccagGCTGTCCCAGCACATCCCAGTAGATGAGCAGATGAAGGCTGGTGTGGCCAAAGAGCAGAAATATCCATGAACTGGCCCTCAGGATGAGTAGCTGCCCAAGTCCCAGGACCCTTCCCATGCTGCTGCAGGATCTCTGCCTGGCTGATGAGCTATTAATGATGTAGCAGAGGAGTCTGAATTTAGCAGCGCTCAGAATAAACCTCTTTGATGCACCAGCCTGGTTAAAAGCATTGTTCTCCCCTCCCAGGGACCCTCTGCaccctgcagctgtgtgtggagGCACCAACCTGCATCCTGGGGCTGCTCTCTGGTACTTgccctgggatggggagggtgcccagggctgggggaggctgtGCCCTGCCTTGGGGGAGGATGTAGCTGAGAGCTGTGTGCTGACCTCCTGTCTCCAGCCTCTTTAAAGACCTGCATTGGGATGTGCTCTAGAAAAGGGAAGTGTTATTATAGCAGTGAATAATTGCTGTCAGTGCCATCTCAGCTGGGCTCTCTGGCTGAGTTTCCTCTCGGGTGTCTCAGTTGCTGGGGCAGGTGATGGTCCCAGGCACTGTTCTCTCATCCTGGCCCAGTTCCCACTTGAAGGGAAGGAACCCTGCATCAGGATTTGAGGCTTAAGCCCCAGGACTCCTGGGTTGACCCAGGCCCCTGCCTGGACCCAACAATGCAGGTGGCAGCAGTTTGGGCCCAGAGCCCAGCCCCACGGTGGCAGCTCAGCCAGGAGGTGATGAGTGGGGCACGGGGAGGTGCAGGAGCTCAGGGGCACTAAGCAGCATGGTGTTGGGCTCAAGGGGCCACACTCTGCTGCTCAGCTCAtcctggcagtgccaggctcTGTGGGAGAGCACCAGGAGGGCTTTTGTGTCCGGGATCTGTGGTCAAGGCACCTGGCAGGGAAGGAGATGACATGTTTCCAAGCAGTGCTTTGACTTACACAGAACTGACACCGTCTGGAATTAAGGACAGTGTTCCTGAGCCAGAggcttaaataaataaacacagtCTTTGTGCCCTTTAGAGAAGGAATGAGCTGCTTGGCACTGACACCATCCTTTacattgatttttctctctcctccttcctcttggAAACCATCTGGTGCCTGTGAGTGGAGCGGCTGCCTCAGCACACGGCTCTGCTCCTGCCGgctccttcctgctctgctgcccaccTTCCCCCCTTGGTTTCTTTCCTCCAAACCCTCAGGGAAGGATCCAACCCGCTGAGAGTGAATCACCAGCTCTTTGGGGACAGCCACTGAGtcacagagcagcagtgagCAGGATGTGCTGAGCGGGCAGCCTCACTGCCCCTGCCACACTCGTCTCCCTGCAGCAGACAAGATGCTTTCCCCAGAGCACAGGAGACACACGAGGCTGCCCCACACCTGCCACACAGCCCTCAGCAACAGGGATCCTGAGGGATCAGGGTCCTTGAGGACAGGGATCCTTTGGGACGAGGGTTCTTTGGGATGAGGATGCATTGGGATAAGGATCTTTCAGGACTGGGGCCATTAGGGAGTGAGACCCTTGGGGATTGAGACCTTAATGGTGGGGACCTTGGGGACAGGGATTACCAGGGAAGGTGATTGTCATCAACTGGGTTCCTTGGGGACAAGGAGGTGGGATGGTTTGAGACACAGACCCTTGGGGATCACAGActggtggaggctggaagggccctgcagaactcccccagcccaacccctgctaaagcaggttcccctggctcaggggcacaggaacgtgtccagctggggttggaaacctcctgagaaggagcctccacaccctccctgggcagcgtgggccagggctccctcacctcagcaccaaaggactttctccccCTGTTCCAGTGGCATTTCCcatgttccagcctgtgcctgttcccccttatcctgtcactggccaccacacaacaaagtgtcacctcatcctcctgacacccaccctttaggtgctgatcagtgttgctgaggtgcccctgagctcaggcttctcttccccaggctgaacagccccagggctgcagcctttcctcctcacacacatgttccatcccctcagcatcttggtgtccctgcactggcctctctccagcagtcccctgtccctctggagctggggagcccagaactggacccaggactccagctgaggcctcagcagggcagagcacaggagcAGGAGAACATCCCTCAAGCAGCTGTGTGTCCTCGGGCTGTGGGGCACTTTGGGAGCCCTCTGGGTGCTTTGGGAGCTCTCGGGGCGCTTTGGGAGCTCTCAGGGAGCTTTTGGACCCTCTGGGTGCTTTGGGAGCTCTCGGGGCATGTTGGGAGCCTCTGGGTGCTTTGGGAGCCCTCTGGGTGCTTTGGGAGCTCTTGGACTGCTTTGGGAGCCTGCTGGGTGCTTTAGGAGCTCTCAGGGCACTTTGGGATCCCTCTGGGTGTGTTGGGAGCTCTCGGGGCACGTTAGGACCCGCGGGGTGCTTTGGGAGCCCTCTGGGCGCTTTGGGAGCCCGCTGGGCACTTTGGGAACCCTCTGGGTGTGTTGGGAGCCCTCTGGGTGCTTTAGGAGCTCTCGGGGCGCTTTGGGAGCCCTCTGGGCGCTTTGGGAGCCCGCTGGCTGCTTTGGGAGCCCTCTGGGCGCTTTGGGAGCCCGCTAGGTGCTTTGGGAGCCCGCTGGCTGCTTTGGAAGCTCTCGGGGTGCTTTGGGAACTCTCGGGGCGCTTTGGGAGCTCTCGGGGCGCTTTGGGACCCGCAGaggccgggccgcgccggggcAGCTTCGCGCTCCCGCTGTTGTGTCCCTGGCGGCGGCCCGTCGGGCGGGTCACGTGTCTCACCTGGCGCAGGTGGGGCGGGGCCGCGCTCCGGCTCGCAGGTAACGCCGGGGGgaggccccggcccggcccggccgcgaCCCCCAGCCCCGGGCCCCCGGCAGCGCCCGCCCGGCCGCTCGGCCGCTtcccccgccggggccgcccgtgccgggccggggggggcgggcAGCAGCGGGTCGCGGCCGGGAGGGCGTGAGGGGGCGCGTGGGCGCTGCCCCCCGGCCGCGCCCCCGCGCTCTGCCCTCCGCCGCTGcggctcctgctctgccctcgCCCCGCGGCTCTggggtgggcagcagctctTCCGGGGGGAGGACGAGACTCTGTGCCCTGGGCTCTGCGTGGCCTTCGGGGGATGAGCGAGTgagggggcgcggcggggcctgtgcggggaggggaggccgggccgggccgggggctgcgCTGCACACGGGCTGATTCTGCCGCCAGCTTCTCATTTTCCCCCGCAACCCCCGTGTCGCGGTGTCCGGGGTCCCAGGTAGGCAGAGCAGCCTCTGTGCCGTGCCCAGGTGGGTtccccccgccgcgccgcgtTGGTGGGAGAAGAAGGGGCACGTTCATTTCCCTGCAGCCCCGGAGCAGGGCCTGGCTGGGCTTAGGAGCAGAggcacctcctcctccaggTCATTATATACCGGGTGGgtgagagaagggagagaggagcccagagAAGAGGCCCCGAGTTGCTCTGGGACAGGGGTTGTGGCTGAGCAGGAGCAGACAGGAGTCTGGGGGCTCTGTGGACCCCTCTCAGCTCCTGCCAGAGCTGCTTTATAAAAGTTCCCAGCCCTTGATGCTGTTGGATATTCAGGACAAGTTGTAACTACATGTGTAGCCTGGATTTAGGTTCTCTGGCCCCTGTTTAGGTTAATGCTGAGGCTTCCtcagcttccagcagcagcagcaacgtGGTTATTGGCAAACTGAGGGGGCTTTCTTGCAGAGAATCACAGCTTCATGTAGCTTCTTTTGAAACCCCCCAAGGCAGAGCCCTGTCCCCTGAACAATGAAGATCTTGGACCCTGGGTAACGGCCACGCAGCTGCCAGCCCCTCCTCACTCCTCTGAAGCAGATGCTCAAGTTCTTGAGGAGGATCTTTCCTGTTGCCATCCAGTGCCTGTGTGAGGACAGAGAGAGCTCCTACCCACCCTGTGAGTACCTGCTTGGCTGGGGATTTCAGGCCCAGCACTTGTTTCTGGCTGTGCTGGACCACTGGCTTTGGGTTTCAGCCCAGCCCTTTGCTTGTGACAGGGAAGCTGCTGGATCCAGGAGCTGTGTTGTGTTTGTGCCTCTGGGGAACCTCTGCATGTGGGAGCTGTGGTGGGGAaggggctcagtgttggggtcTGAAGGTGTCTCTGACCCTTGATGCAGCTGTGGAGAAGTTTGTGCCATGTTGGGCAAGTGGCTCAATCTCTGAGCCCACAAGTCTTTCGCTTTAGAGCTGAGATGAAGCTCTTCCCCATATCAAGGATGCTCTGAAGCTTCCAGCTACCCTGTAACTGCTTATTACTGTGCAAGGCACATGTTGATCTCTTGGTGAGGCCTCAGGACTGAGGGAGATGTCCCAGGGAAGCTGTTCTGGGCTTGGATCAGCTCCAgtggctttgcttttgtttcagttttgaacTGCAGCACCAAAAGGTtgaagctgaggggaaaaaaacccaactattGTTCTGAAGTGAGAGCAATCAAAcccctgtgctggtgctgaggtgagggagcacacTGGAGTGTGTGGGGCTGTTGTAGGTCACTGAATGTGCAGGAATGTGCCCAGGGAGCTCTTGGGACATGCTATGGGTGATGGAGCCAAAGTGTTcctggagagcagagctgtgctgaagCTGTCTGGCTCCACTCTGCTGCTCTGAGGGGAAACAGTGCCTTTTGCTTTCAAATGTGAAAAAGATGCAATGTCCTCCCAGGGTGGGACATGGGTTTGTTCATGcttgagcagagcagcagggacaggCCACAGACAAGCCATGGCTTGGCTCTCACTGCTTATTGATTAGCTTCATTAGTATTTAAAGGGGAGATTTCATGTGCCACATGCTGTGGGTGGACTTGGTGGGGTTGAGGTGTGAGAGCAGCCTGCAAATACAGGTTGCTCCTGAGGGAAACACTGTTGGGCAGCAGGATAGTCTGCTGGGGGCTTTCTGCAAGGGGGCTTGTAGAGGTTTTGCTCCCTGAGGTGGGAATTGAGACCAACTCGTTGACAAAGCCTTTCCTTTAGTGCAGCTGAAGCCATTGGCTTTCCCAGGGAAGTCTGTAACATAACATGGCCTCAGCATGAGCAGCAAAGTCATTGCTGAACCCTCTAAACCTGAAGAGCATCGAATGACCTGGAGCCTGAATCAGGAGGTGGTGTGGTGATGGATGGTTTGGCACCTCCCATGGGCTCAGGGGGGTTGAGATGGATAAATGCTGTCAGGGCCCAGCTGGATCCTGAGGAGTGAGACAAAGGGGAAGTTACTGAAAAGAAGATGCTTTCCCTTTGGAGTCTGGCAAGTGTCTCCACCTGCAGCTGggctcctcttccagctgccttGAGGAAACCTCTTCTGAAGGTTCCAGgggttttcatagaatcacaggggaggttggaagggacctttagagctcatccagtccaacccctgccaaagcaggtcccacctagatcaggtcacataggaacatgtccaggtgggtttgaagccctgccaaggaaggagcctccacaccctccctgggcagcctgggccagggctccctcacctcagcactcaaacagttttcccttgtgtttcaatggaactgtttgtgttccagcttcatcccatcaccccgtgtcctgtccctgggtacaacagaacaaagtgctgccccaagctcctgacacccaccagtgagatatttgtaactattaatgagatctcctctcagtcttctccagactgaacagccccaggtcccacagcctttgctcataaggaagatgctccagtcccctcagcatcttggtgtccctgcactggcctccccagcagttccctgtccctctggagctggggagcccagaactggatccaggactccagctgaggcctcagcagggcagagcagaggagcagcagaacctccctggccctgctgcccacactctccttgatgcctTTCCAAACAGTGCTGTTTTTAACCTCTCTCTGTGCTCCGAGCACCGAGGTGAGGACGCAGCAGTTCCCTCTCTGTGCCAACACTGAGAGCCCCAGCACAAAGGCTCCTGTAAACCGGCGCAAAGCTGACTGTGAGGATGAGCACTGGGTCCTTCTCTCATCACtcagcagcaggctgggctgtgagcagtgCTGAACACTCAGTTTGACCTGAGCCCTCCTGTCCTGCAGGTGCCCGAGGCGGGAGCCATGCTGGGCCGGAGCTCGGGGCCCCGTGAGCTGCgcggcccccgccgcccgccgcagCCCTTCCCCGAGGCCGTGTCCCCGCGGGGCAGAGCCCCCCAGGAGGCAGATGTCAGCCTGGAGGTGTTCAGTGGCTCCACACCCGAGGTGCCCCCGAGCCGCCCCCGGGGGCAGAGGAGGGACAGGAGAGGCCGCAGGGCCGACGCCAAAGACGCCAACGGCAGAGAGGCGGAAACAATCACCTTCATTTCGGGCACGGCCGAGGCTGCCCCGGCGCAGAGCgtctgctgctcctctctggcTCAGGCCTGGAGCACCTACAAGGCTGTTTTCTGTTGCATAGTGACGTGTGGGGGCTGTTTCCAGGACTGCAGCGTCTGCATCCCCTACCCAGGGCCCGCCGAGAGCTCCACCGACGACAGCAAGAACGTGGATTACAACGGGCGGCTGccaaacagccccagcagcacctctccTGCTGAGAAGAATGGCAACCAGATCAAGAAGTCCAGCATGGGCAGCAGTTTCAGTTACCCAGATGTAAAACTGAAGGGCATCCCTGTCTATCAGAACAGAAGCCCCAGCCAGCACACGGAATCGGAGTCGTGCTGCAAAGAGCTGCTGCCAGAGAAGCCCTTCAGGAACAGCATAGAGAAGGCCACACTGCCCAGCAGCCACCGTAGCTCAGAGGAGTATTATTCCTTCCATGAGTCTGACCTGGACATCAGTGAGCTGAATGGCTCCATGTCCAGCAGGGAGATCGATGTCCTCATCTTCAAGAAGCTGACAGAGCTCTTCAGCGTTCACCAGATCGATGAGCTGGCCAAGTGCACGTCTGACACCGTCTTCCTGGAGAAGACCAACAAGATCTCAGACCTCATCAACAGCATCACTCAGGATTACAACCTGGACGAGCAGGATGCCGAGTGCAGGCTGGTCCGAGGCATCATCCGCATCAGCACCCGCAAGAGCAGGGTCCGGCCCCACATTTCTGTCCCTCCCAGCCAGAGCCATGAGGAGAAGTCAGGCAGAGGCACCGCCCCTGACAGCGGCAATGAGACCATGCTGGAGTCCATGGTCACCAGCCAGGATGGTAGGTGGGCTTCCCTGGGTTTAACCAGAGGGTTCCTGTGCCCAGACCCTGGAGGTGTGGCAGTGGaagcggggctgggcgctgGGCTTTGTGCCTGGGAGGTGGGAGTGGAGGCTCTTACAGAGGCTGGaggtctctgcttcccacagGTCACCCTGTCCTGGCTTTCTTGAGGAGTGTCTCTCACTGTCAGGGGTTTGTGCTGAGCAATAAAAAGActcattctgctgctgcagggattCTGGCTTTGCACCTCTGAGGCAGGCAGGAAGAGTGTGAGTCAAAGGTAACTGGTATGACCAGCTGAGCTGGCTGGTGCCAGAGGATGTCCAGTTACTCAGCTGGCTCTCTCCCTCACCTCCTGGCACATTTTGCTAATGCCACCCTTAGTCTGCTGTGACAGGGTGTCTCCTTAGAGCTGGGACTCCCTGCACACAGCAAGGTGAGAAGCAGCCAGTAAATACCCAGGCAAAGaggagggaagggctgtggcCACAGTGTGGGGGCCTCAGGGATGCTGCTGTCTGCTGGGGCAGCCTCAGGGGCCTGACCTCCAGAACGGGTTCTAAGGGAGTTTGTTGTAGAAAGACCTTGAAAAGCTGAGTGTGGGAGGCAGGGAGGGTAAAGGAGGGGTggctgctgtgctccccagcttggcagtgagtgaggctgctgctgcttcctggtATTTAAGGACTATAAAGCTCAGATTACCAAGACAATGGTGGAATCAGACTCTGCCTCTGCTGTTACCCCAGGGTGTTGCCTTCTGAAGCAGAGCTGGGTGGGATCTTTGCTCCTGAGTCCCAGCTGCCCATCCTTTCCTCTCAGGCTCTCTGGGTTTCTCGTTGCAGATTTGGCTGTGCAGATATCAGAGGAGACCCCTGCAGACGTGTTGGCCAGGAACATGAGGCGGCACAGCAGCGCAGGTaccagccaggctgggagcaaGAGGGAGCCTGAAACCTCCTATGCTACCTGGGCCTGCAGCTCCCAcctgcagaggctgagctgccacttCTTGGGGGACCTGCAGGGGTTCAGCTCTCCtaagggagggaggggagctgggaagGTCTGAGCTTCTGACTCCTTTGCACTGCCTGGGCCACTGGTTCCTCCTCAAAGAGTGAAACCCAAGTGTGGAGAGCTCTGTATCCCTGCACACCACTTGGCCTGAGACATTTCAGTCTCTGGGTGACTTGACAAAGTTTGGGGCTGTATTTGGGGTGTGACTGGCTCAGGGCTGCACTGGGAACAAAAGGAACTGTGCAGAAGGGAAGCAGGTGAGAGTGACTGGCTGTCCCCTGGGCTCTGAGCCTCGTGCTACGTGTGTTCTGCTCCAAAGAGCAGCCCAGGGCTAAAAGACAAGTTTTCTCCTGCATAATGACAGATCTGTCCTAGGAGGTGGCTACAATACAGGCAGGGCTGTTCCCTGCCTGTGGGCTTTGTGTGGCTTTCTCCTCCCTCATGATACACAAAGCCTTTTGTGGCAGTTGCTGGCCTGGCTGCTGGGTGCTcagctgccacagctcctgctttctAATGTCaccatctcttttctttcctctccaggCTCTCCAACAAGCAGAGATTCCTCTTTCCAAGACACAGAGACTGACTCATCTGGGGCACCTCTGCTTCAGGTGTATTGTTGAGGGGAAGGAGCCTGGCAGTGGGCAGGAATTCTGGGGCTTTGCTGCAGatttcttcccttcccatctGGAGGGTGCTGAGCCACTTTGGTTTTGCCTCCCCTGATCCCTTGTTGAAGCCAAAGTTCTCCTGCTGCCTGAATTTCACTGGATATGTGGAGTTTGGGGGTCTTTTTTTGGACAACAGAGAACATCAGGAACT
This DNA window, taken from Colius striatus isolate bColStr4 chromosome 24, bColStr4.1.hap1, whole genome shotgun sequence, encodes the following:
- the KDF1 gene encoding keratinocyte differentiation factor 1 yields the protein MLGRSSGPRELRGPRRPPQPFPEAVSPRGRAPQEADVSLEVFSGSTPEVPPSRPRGQRRDRRGRRADAKDANGREAETITFISGTAEAAPAQSVCCSSLAQAWSTYKAVFCCIVTCGGCFQDCSVCIPYPGPAESSTDDSKNVDYNGRLPNSPSSTSPAEKNGNQIKKSSMGSSFSYPDVKLKGIPVYQNRSPSQHTESESCCKELLPEKPFRNSIEKATLPSSHRSSEEYYSFHESDLDISELNGSMSSREIDVLIFKKLTELFSVHQIDELAKCTSDTVFLEKTNKISDLINSITQDYNLDEQDAECRLVRGIIRISTRKSRVRPHISVPPSQSHEEKSGRGTAPDSGNETMLESMVTSQDDLAVQISEETPADVLARNMRRHSSAGSPTSRDSSFQDTETDSSGAPLLQVYC